The Mycolicibacterium flavescens genome has a segment encoding these proteins:
- the bmr3_3 gene encoding EmrB/QacA subfamily drug resistance transporter — translation MTRHATTTAADPAAGGTEIGPRRRNAIFVAVLLGMLLAALDQTIVATALPTVVADLGGAGHQSWVVTSYLLASTIVTAVVGKLGDLFGRKNVFGVAVLFFLAGSVLCGMAGSMTMLVASRALQGVGGGAIMVTAMALIGEVIPLRDRGRYQGALGAVFGVTTVIGPLLGGFFTDHLTWRWAFWINVPVALVVLAVAAVAIPPLAKSGKAVIDYAGIVFVGLGASGLTLATSWGGSTYPWSSTPIIALFVGSFAALAVFVWVELHTAEPILPIRLFASPVFTVCCILGFIVGFAMLGALTFLPTFMQFVNGVSATTSGLRTLPMVAGMLITSIGSGQIVGRTGRYRIFPIAGTATMAVAFLLLSGMDAATPTWQQSLYLFILGTGIGLCMQVLVLVVQNTSSFSDLGVATSGVTFFRTIGSSFGAAIFGSLFANFLADRIGPALATSGAPARAAESPQLLHTLSPQMAAPIVEAYADSLGRVFLFAVPVAVVGFVVSLFLKEVQLREVETVSASDLGEGFGMPSTESPEKILEVAVGRLFRDSPEIRLRSLAREPGCNLDVSQMWALLQIYRQNQVFGSATLTDIAERLRVPHEIIEPTFDDLVRRGLALRTDERLWLTQNGIRQVDAISTAIVGRIVEKLGTSPSFEGRPDRFQVEAALERIAHRMLLQRDWTDDRAQLVTTG, via the coding sequence GTGACGAGGCACGCCACGACAACGGCCGCCGATCCCGCCGCCGGCGGCACGGAGATCGGCCCGCGGCGCCGCAACGCCATCTTCGTCGCGGTGCTGCTCGGGATGCTGCTGGCCGCACTGGACCAGACGATCGTGGCGACCGCACTGCCGACCGTGGTCGCCGACCTCGGCGGCGCGGGCCACCAGTCGTGGGTGGTGACGAGCTACCTGCTGGCGTCCACCATCGTCACGGCCGTCGTCGGCAAGCTCGGCGACCTGTTCGGCCGCAAGAACGTCTTCGGCGTCGCCGTGCTGTTCTTCTTGGCCGGTTCAGTGCTGTGCGGGATGGCCGGTTCGATGACCATGCTCGTCGCCTCCCGGGCGCTGCAGGGCGTCGGCGGTGGAGCCATCATGGTCACCGCGATGGCGTTGATCGGCGAGGTCATCCCGCTGCGCGATCGCGGTCGCTACCAGGGTGCCCTCGGCGCGGTGTTCGGTGTCACCACCGTGATCGGGCCGCTGCTCGGCGGGTTCTTCACCGACCACCTCACCTGGCGGTGGGCGTTCTGGATCAACGTGCCGGTCGCGCTCGTGGTGCTCGCTGTCGCGGCGGTGGCAATCCCGCCGCTGGCCAAATCCGGGAAGGCCGTCATCGACTATGCGGGCATCGTGTTCGTCGGACTGGGCGCCTCCGGGTTGACGTTGGCCACGAGTTGGGGCGGCAGCACGTATCCGTGGTCCTCGACGCCCATCATCGCGTTGTTCGTTGGCTCCTTCGCGGCCCTGGCCGTCTTTGTGTGGGTCGAACTTCACACCGCCGAACCGATCCTGCCGATCCGGTTGTTCGCCAGCCCGGTCTTCACCGTGTGCTGCATCCTCGGGTTCATCGTCGGGTTCGCGATGCTGGGCGCGTTGACGTTCCTGCCGACCTTCATGCAGTTCGTCAACGGCGTCTCGGCGACGACGTCGGGTCTGCGCACGCTGCCGATGGTCGCCGGCATGCTGATCACCTCCATCGGAAGCGGCCAGATCGTCGGGCGCACCGGCAGATACCGGATCTTCCCGATCGCTGGCACCGCGACCATGGCGGTGGCGTTCCTGTTGCTCTCCGGTATGGATGCGGCGACACCGACCTGGCAGCAGTCGCTGTATCTGTTCATCCTCGGCACCGGGATCGGCCTGTGCATGCAGGTGCTCGTCCTCGTCGTGCAGAACACCTCGAGCTTCAGCGACCTTGGCGTGGCCACCTCTGGGGTCACCTTCTTCCGGACCATCGGAAGTTCGTTCGGCGCAGCGATTTTCGGCAGCTTGTTCGCCAACTTCCTCGCCGACCGGATCGGACCGGCGCTGGCCACCAGCGGTGCGCCGGCGCGCGCAGCGGAGTCACCACAGCTGCTTCACACGCTGAGCCCGCAGATGGCCGCGCCGATCGTCGAGGCCTACGCCGACTCGCTGGGCCGCGTGTTCCTGTTCGCGGTACCCGTGGCAGTTGTCGGCTTCGTCGTCTCGCTGTTCCTCAAAGAGGTGCAGCTGCGTGAGGTCGAGACGGTGTCGGCCTCGGATCTGGGTGAGGGGTTCGGGATGCCGAGCACCGAATCGCCCGAGAAGATCCTCGAAGTGGCCGTCGGCCGGTTGTTCCGCGACTCGCCGGAGATCCGGCTGCGCAGCCTGGCCCGGGAACCCGGATGCAACCTCGACGTCAGCCAGATGTGGGCGCTCCTTCAGATCTACCGGCAAAACCAGGTATTCGGCTCGGCGACGCTGACCGACATCGCCGAACGGCTCCGGGTGCCGCACGAGATCATCGAGCCGACGTTCGACGATCTCGTGCGACGCGGTCTGGCGCTTCGCACCGACGAACGACTCTGGCTGACGCAGAACGGGATCCGGCAGGTCGACGCCATCTCGACGGCGATCGTCGGCCGCATCGTCGAGAAGTTGGGCACCTCGCCGTCCTTCGAGGGGCGTCCGGACCGGTTCCAGGTCGAGGCCGCATTGGAGCGCATTGCGCACCGAATGCTTCTGCAGCGCGACTGGACCGACGACCGCGCCCAATTGGTCACCACCGGCTGA
- a CDS encoding PPOX class F420-dependent protein, whose translation MTTLDDAIALAAAESGLAVVSTLRADATIQASLVNVGKLTHPDTGAPVLGFVTYGKVKLANLRARPQLAVTFRRGWQWATVEGDAELAGPDDPQPWLTGPDRLRLLLREVFQAAGGTHDDWAEYDRVMAEQRRTVVLVAPTRVYSNG comes from the coding sequence ATGACCACACTCGACGATGCCATCGCGCTGGCCGCGGCCGAGAGTGGGCTGGCCGTGGTGTCGACGTTGCGCGCCGACGCCACCATTCAGGCCTCACTCGTCAACGTCGGCAAGCTGACACATCCGGACACCGGGGCACCGGTGCTCGGCTTCGTCACCTACGGCAAGGTCAAGCTGGCCAACCTTCGTGCGCGCCCGCAACTGGCGGTGACCTTCCGCCGCGGGTGGCAGTGGGCGACCGTCGAGGGCGACGCCGAGCTCGCCGGTCCCGACGATCCTCAACCGTGGCTCACCGGCCCCGACAGGTTGCGGCTGCTACTGCGGGAGGTGTTCCAAGCCGCGGGCGGAACCCACGACGACTGGGCGGAATACGACCGCGTGATGGCAGAGCAGCGCCGCACCGTGGTACTCGTCGCACCCACCCGGGTCTACAGCAACGGCTAA
- the yccS_2 gene encoding Membrane protein-like protein, whose translation MPEPWAVVRSLLGVLAMASIALLWDSGATAVWAAGAGAVAGAVALQDSPGGRIARVLIVAVQMGAAVFFGSLLSSFDVVFIVVLALWCFGAGLQWAVGNNAGMVAAAGGALFVIAPPLSPSVSSVLVPTALTIVAGALQAGLIALWPPQRWRTQREALADAYDALATDARQLAHDAETPAGATLKPSLRDAFIDTQAGRRPEAYRGGHRLPERIMATLRMLRGTPVGDRDDVSRVLAAAAEVLDAIADHTHVARRNAEHGLVRLDAAAAALDEPESPEVKRLSQQLHEAAELRFPDLYRPDLISPARGALTSVRSHMSLTSPLFRHAVRLSSAVALAAGADRLAPVAHGYWIALTVLMVLRPETAHTYTRCIGRLAGIATGVVVASVIVMVAHPTGLVAAALATLGLAATYAATRTGYIATSAAVAASVVFFLEIDAITSGATLEDRLFSIVVGGGLAVLAHVALPDHALTRLHHRAGELLKTEIDYAATVVRAYVHPLDRPADAVSSAWQHAYRARAGFEAASGATRMESRELRRWLRSYRTALNAVTISCTALEANLPNRPPPTLTPEFVAAVDDFVDALRGAPPNPGTPWTVDIAAVTAAYQQVREKAEGLPGDNGAARVLVAEIGAITRALSGIAAIREPTSAR comes from the coding sequence ATGCCCGAACCGTGGGCGGTGGTCAGAAGCCTGCTCGGGGTGTTGGCGATGGCCTCGATCGCGCTGCTGTGGGACTCCGGGGCCACCGCGGTCTGGGCCGCCGGCGCGGGTGCGGTCGCCGGCGCCGTGGCCCTGCAGGACAGTCCCGGCGGGCGGATCGCCCGAGTGCTCATCGTCGCCGTGCAAATGGGCGCGGCCGTTTTCTTCGGGTCCTTGCTCTCCTCGTTCGACGTCGTGTTCATCGTCGTGCTGGCGCTGTGGTGCTTCGGGGCCGGTCTGCAGTGGGCCGTCGGGAACAACGCGGGCATGGTGGCGGCCGCGGGCGGAGCGCTGTTCGTGATCGCGCCGCCGCTGTCTCCGTCGGTGTCGTCCGTCCTCGTCCCGACCGCCCTGACGATCGTCGCCGGTGCCCTGCAGGCGGGGTTGATCGCGCTCTGGCCGCCGCAGCGATGGCGCACTCAACGCGAGGCGCTCGCCGACGCATACGACGCGTTGGCCACGGATGCGCGTCAGCTCGCCCACGATGCGGAGACACCTGCCGGTGCGACGCTGAAGCCGTCGTTGCGCGATGCGTTCATCGACACCCAGGCGGGCCGACGACCCGAGGCGTACCGAGGTGGGCACCGGTTGCCCGAACGGATCATGGCGACGCTGCGCATGCTGCGCGGCACCCCGGTCGGCGACCGCGACGACGTCTCCCGGGTGCTGGCGGCAGCGGCCGAGGTCCTCGACGCGATCGCCGATCACACCCACGTCGCGCGGCGTAACGCCGAGCACGGTCTGGTCCGGCTGGACGCCGCGGCGGCCGCACTGGACGAGCCGGAAAGCCCTGAGGTAAAACGGCTTTCCCAGCAACTGCATGAAGCGGCGGAGTTGCGGTTTCCCGATCTGTATCGGCCCGACCTGATCAGCCCCGCGCGCGGGGCGCTGACCTCCGTCCGTTCCCACATGAGCTTGACGTCACCGCTGTTCCGTCACGCCGTCCGGCTGTCCTCGGCGGTCGCGCTCGCCGCGGGCGCGGACCGACTCGCTCCCGTGGCGCACGGCTACTGGATCGCGCTGACTGTGCTCATGGTGCTGCGCCCGGAGACCGCTCACACCTATACGCGCTGCATCGGTCGGCTTGCGGGCATAGCGACGGGGGTCGTCGTCGCGTCGGTGATCGTGATGGTGGCCCATCCCACCGGTCTGGTCGCCGCCGCACTTGCCACGCTGGGCCTCGCCGCGACGTATGCCGCGACCAGGACGGGATACATCGCCACCAGCGCGGCCGTGGCTGCTTCTGTCGTGTTCTTCCTCGAAATCGACGCCATCACCTCCGGTGCGACGCTCGAGGACCGGTTGTTCTCGATCGTCGTCGGCGGCGGGCTCGCGGTCCTGGCGCACGTCGCGTTGCCCGACCACGCGCTGACCCGGCTGCATCACCGCGCCGGGGAGCTCCTCAAAACCGAAATCGATTACGCCGCAACGGTGGTCAGGGCTTATGTCCATCCCCTCGATCGTCCGGCCGACGCGGTGTCATCGGCGTGGCAACACGCGTACCGCGCCCGCGCCGGCTTCGAAGCCGCGTCGGGTGCGACCCGGATGGAGTCCCGCGAGCTGCGCCGGTGGCTGCGGTCGTACCGCACCGCGCTGAACGCCGTCACCATTTCGTGCACCGCGCTGGAGGCCAACCTGCCGAACCGGCCGCCACCCACGTTGACTCCTGAGTTCGTCGCCGCTGTCGACGATTTCGTCGATGCGCTGCGAGGGGCGCCGCCCAATCCGGGGACACCGTGGACGGTGGACATCGCGGCCGTGACGGCCGCCTATCAGCAGGTCCGCGAGAAGGCCGAGGGGCTACCCGGTGACAACGGGGCCGCCCGCGTGCTGGTCGCCGAGATCGGCGCGATCACCCGTGCCTTGTCGGGGATCGCCGCTATCCGCGAGCCCACTTCGGCTCGATGA
- a CDS encoding thioesterase superfamily protein — protein MVEFTDIGDVSAAEIDRLRGVYGPLAESVRQLIDATIRTEMDADTVAAIREKIDGATAALRSRQIDGPFGVRFTTGGDRLPWGNPVIGLRNPIAPPLTIEHAEDGTVYADFELGAAYEGPPGHVHGGISALILDHILGEVAANSINPRFTGTITLRYLRPTRLGRLHAEATTTRSEGIKSYATGYLADDEGVTVEAEGVFIEPKWARG, from the coding sequence GTGGTGGAGTTCACCGACATCGGCGACGTGTCCGCAGCGGAGATCGACCGGCTGCGTGGTGTCTACGGCCCGCTCGCCGAATCGGTCCGACAGTTGATCGACGCGACGATCCGCACCGAAATGGACGCCGACACGGTCGCGGCGATCCGCGAGAAGATCGACGGCGCGACAGCTGCTCTGCGATCACGGCAGATCGACGGACCCTTCGGCGTGCGCTTCACCACCGGCGGAGACCGGCTGCCGTGGGGGAACCCGGTGATTGGACTGCGCAACCCGATCGCACCACCGTTGACCATCGAGCACGCTGAGGACGGAACCGTGTACGCCGACTTCGAACTCGGCGCCGCCTACGAGGGCCCGCCGGGACATGTGCACGGCGGGATCTCGGCGCTGATCCTCGACCACATCCTCGGCGAGGTCGCCGCCAACTCGATCAACCCCCGGTTCACCGGAACCATCACCCTGCGGTATCTGCGCCCGACGCGCCTCGGGCGGTTGCACGCCGAGGCGACGACCACGAGGTCCGAAGGCATCAAGTCCTATGCGACGGGCTATCTCGCCGACGACGAGGGTGTGACAGTGGAAGCCGAGGGTGTGTTCATCGAGCCGAAGTGGGCTCGCGGATAG
- the scnB gene encoding type III secretory pathway, component EscV, with protein sequence MHVDGGSARATKGIVMSTAAERAAQLDLVARLKSAYPELPDAPTPDLLDHNRITAYLKPVHDVGGEPDAPMKYENKQYELWEHMTYVICEVLAWRGIWLSEERRRIGNVDVGRAEYLGLPYYGRWLLAVARVLVEKHHIGLTELSERMAEVKARYEGGLAGKKLEAKPKFEGDGADVKRNAHHKHAVGKGDPQVYAGQADEPKFKVGDAVVVRELPVIFYTRTPEYVRGARGEIATVAYESPAAEDETWDRPAQPEWFYVVRFNMSELWHGYTGTGDDVIQTEIPEHWLEAAS encoded by the coding sequence GTGCACGTCGACGGTGGCTCGGCCAGGGCAACGAAGGGAATCGTCATGAGCACCGCGGCCGAGCGAGCAGCACAACTCGATCTGGTGGCCCGGTTGAAATCGGCCTATCCCGAACTACCGGATGCGCCGACGCCGGATCTGCTCGATCACAACCGGATCACCGCATATCTGAAACCCGTCCACGATGTCGGCGGGGAACCGGATGCGCCCATGAAGTACGAGAACAAGCAGTACGAACTCTGGGAGCACATGACCTATGTCATCTGCGAAGTGCTGGCCTGGCGCGGCATCTGGCTTTCCGAGGAGCGCCGCCGTATCGGCAACGTCGATGTGGGCCGAGCCGAGTATCTGGGGCTGCCGTACTACGGCCGCTGGCTGTTGGCCGTCGCCCGCGTGCTCGTCGAGAAGCACCACATCGGCCTGACCGAGTTAAGTGAGCGGATGGCAGAGGTCAAGGCCCGCTACGAGGGTGGGCTGGCGGGCAAGAAGTTGGAAGCCAAGCCGAAGTTCGAAGGCGACGGAGCAGACGTCAAGCGCAATGCCCACCATAAACACGCGGTGGGCAAAGGCGACCCGCAGGTCTATGCCGGGCAGGCCGATGAACCCAAGTTCAAGGTCGGCGATGCGGTGGTCGTGCGTGAATTACCGGTGATCTTCTACACCCGCACACCCGAATACGTACGCGGCGCACGCGGTGAGATCGCGACCGTCGCCTACGAAAGTCCGGCGGCCGAGGACGAAACCTGGGACCGCCCTGCCCAACCGGAATGGTTCTACGTCGTGCGGTTCAACATGTCGGAGTTGTGGCACGGCTACACCGGCACCGGCGACGACGTCATACAGACCGAGATCCCCGAGCACTGGCTGGAGGCCGCTTCATGA
- a CDS encoding bacterioferritin-associated ferredoxin, translating into MFVCLCMGITSHDVTECVANGARTSKQVAEACGAGGDCGRCRRTLRAIIAAHCEADDAAPRAVNH; encoded by the coding sequence ATGTTTGTCTGCCTGTGTATGGGAATCACCAGCCACGACGTAACCGAATGCGTGGCCAACGGCGCACGGACGTCGAAGCAGGTCGCCGAGGCCTGCGGCGCCGGCGGCGACTGCGGGAGGTGCCGGCGCACCCTGCGGGCGATCATCGCGGCGCACTGCGAAGCCGACGACGCGGCGCCCAGAGCGGTGAATCACTAG
- a CDS encoding FadD16 protein, producing the protein MGQIDLHSLILACDFRVADVERMWKWLKKRRDNLQSIGAHHVVVYESIWEPNRVLVTIGIRNARSIRDVLRSSAVFEWFDIAGVDDIPPIFGGEVVEKIDLYPPSPADHVGRVVVGVMSSVEDVSALMVKIHDGVERFKRGGVRKIWVYRALDDGQEVMILQEIEDEAAARQWIDHPDAAAEWMTNSGLGPYPSHFIGRFAHLMSIDGQG; encoded by the coding sequence ATGGGTCAGATCGATCTGCACTCATTGATTTTGGCGTGCGATTTTCGCGTCGCTGATGTCGAGCGAATGTGGAAATGGCTCAAAAAGCGTCGCGATAATCTGCAGTCAATCGGCGCCCATCATGTCGTCGTATACGAGTCGATCTGGGAGCCCAACCGCGTCCTGGTGACAATTGGAATCCGCAATGCGCGATCAATTCGTGACGTTCTTCGGTCATCGGCGGTTTTCGAGTGGTTCGACATCGCCGGCGTCGATGACATCCCGCCGATCTTCGGTGGCGAAGTGGTCGAAAAGATCGACCTCTACCCGCCCTCGCCCGCCGATCACGTCGGCCGGGTGGTCGTGGGCGTCATGTCGTCGGTCGAGGACGTGTCGGCCCTGATGGTCAAGATCCACGACGGCGTCGAGCGCTTCAAGCGCGGCGGGGTGCGCAAGATCTGGGTCTACCGTGCCCTCGACGACGGGCAGGAAGTCATGATCCTGCAGGAGATCGAGGATGAAGCCGCCGCGCGGCAGTGGATCGATCACCCGGACGCGGCCGCGGAGTGGATGACCAACTCGGGACTGGGTCCGTATCCGAGCCACTTCATCGGTCGGTTCGCCCACCTGATGAGCATCGACGGGCAGGGGTGA
- the echA8_10 gene encoding enoyl-CoA hydratase/carnithine racemase encodes MAETTLRIADDNRIRTLTLNRPDVLNAFNEELYLATATALREAAADDEVAVVLLTGEGRAFSAGNDLNEMQRRITDPAFNEQGSHFTTMIDALADFPKPLICAVNGVGVGIGATILGYADLVFMSADARLKTPFTSLGVAPEAASSYLLPRLIGRQNAAWLLMSSEWVDAAEAHRMGLAWKVCPPEELLAEARRHAEVLASRPIASLMAVKQTMTAPTREGIDAATARENEHFAVLMGAAANASALADFTGKRDQ; translated from the coding sequence GTGGCTGAAACGACCCTGCGGATTGCCGACGACAACCGGATTCGCACGCTTACCCTGAACCGGCCGGACGTGCTCAACGCGTTCAACGAGGAGTTGTACCTCGCGACCGCGACCGCGCTGAGGGAGGCGGCCGCCGACGACGAGGTCGCGGTCGTCCTGCTGACCGGGGAGGGACGCGCGTTCAGCGCGGGCAACGATCTCAACGAGATGCAAAGGCGCATCACCGATCCCGCGTTCAACGAACAGGGCAGCCACTTCACCACGATGATCGACGCGCTCGCCGATTTCCCCAAACCGCTGATCTGTGCCGTCAACGGCGTCGGCGTCGGCATCGGGGCGACGATCCTCGGCTACGCCGACTTGGTCTTCATGTCGGCCGACGCGCGGCTCAAGACGCCGTTCACGAGCCTGGGTGTGGCGCCCGAGGCGGCGTCGTCGTATTTGTTGCCGCGGCTGATCGGTCGGCAGAACGCCGCATGGCTGCTGATGTCGTCGGAATGGGTGGACGCGGCCGAGGCGCACCGGATGGGTCTGGCCTGGAAGGTGTGTCCACCCGAGGAGTTGTTGGCCGAGGCACGCAGGCACGCCGAAGTCCTCGCTTCGCGGCCCATCGCCAGCCTCATGGCGGTCAAGCAGACGATGACGGCGCCAACCCGCGAGGGAATCGACGCCGCGACGGCAAGAGAGAACGAACATTTCGCGGTGTTGATGGGCGCGGCGGCGAACGCGAGTGCGCTGGCCGACTTCACCGGCAAACGCGACCAGTGA
- a CDS encoding thiocyanate hydrolase activator: protein MSGTPDPGIEQTTVAPLEEIVERNQVWSRMAAKYGVENPVPPWKTSLDGLCDALDRAACEADIPDFKARRDEEDVLTATRYAQLPYPENQLVALAHSLVARGVIDENELRQRLTRIRERLEA from the coding sequence ATGAGCGGCACACCGGATCCCGGTATCGAACAGACCACGGTCGCACCGCTCGAAGAGATCGTCGAACGCAATCAGGTCTGGTCCCGGATGGCGGCGAAGTACGGGGTGGAAAACCCTGTGCCGCCGTGGAAGACCAGCCTGGACGGGCTCTGCGACGCGCTCGACCGGGCCGCATGCGAGGCCGACATTCCCGACTTCAAAGCGCGCCGAGACGAAGAGGACGTCTTGACGGCGACGCGCTACGCCCAGTTGCCCTATCCCGAGAACCAACTGGTGGCGCTGGCGCACTCGCTGGTCGCCCGAGGTGTTATCGACGAGAACGAGCTCAGGCAGCGACTGACCCGCATCCGCGAACGGTTGGAAGCCTGA
- the scnC gene encoding thiocyanate hydrolase, gamma subunit has translation MTHHDHDHDRTVAPMVDEITDFEVLEIALRELCIEKGIFTAEEHRRFTEFAEQIGPTPAATLVARAWLDPEFKALALAEPMTASKEVGVDWMEPTGFGTPSDFTAFEILADTPDVHNVIVCALCSCYPRPILGNSPEWYRTPNYRRRMVRWPRQVLAEFGLYLPDEVTVRVQDSNQKHRFMVMPMRPEGTEDWTGEQLAEIVTRDCLIGVALPKPGVTTNVITDTRPAVHPASEA, from the coding sequence ATGACACACCACGATCACGATCACGATCGCACCGTGGCGCCGATGGTCGACGAGATCACCGACTTCGAGGTCCTCGAGATCGCGTTGCGCGAACTGTGCATCGAGAAGGGCATCTTCACCGCCGAGGAGCATCGCCGCTTCACCGAGTTCGCCGAACAGATCGGCCCGACGCCCGCGGCTACGCTCGTCGCCAGGGCGTGGCTGGATCCCGAGTTCAAAGCGCTCGCGCTGGCCGAACCCATGACCGCCAGCAAGGAGGTCGGAGTGGACTGGATGGAGCCGACCGGGTTCGGAACACCCAGCGACTTCACGGCTTTCGAGATCCTCGCCGACACACCCGACGTGCACAACGTGATCGTGTGCGCGCTGTGCTCCTGCTATCCGCGCCCGATCCTGGGCAACTCACCGGAGTGGTACCGCACACCCAACTACCGCAGACGGATGGTGCGCTGGCCGCGTCAGGTGCTGGCGGAGTTCGGTTTGTATCTGCCCGACGAGGTGACCGTTCGCGTGCAGGATTCCAATCAGAAGCACCGCTTCATGGTGATGCCCATGCGTCCAGAGGGCACCGAGGATTGGACCGGGGAGCAACTCGCCGAAATCGTCACGCGGGACTGTCTGATCGGCGTCGCCCTGCCCAAGCCGGGCGTCACCACCAACGTCATCACGGACACCCGGCCGGCCGTCCACCCGGCCTCGGAAGCATGA
- the bfr gene encoding bacterioferritin produces MQGDPDVLKLLNEQLTSELTAINQYFLHSKMQANWGFTELAEYTRKESFEEMNHAEDITNRILLLDGLPNYQRLFSLRIGQTLREQFEADLAIEYEVLERLRPGIIMCREKGDAISATLLEKILSNEEEHIDYLETQLQLMDKLGDELYAAQCVSRPPTAL; encoded by the coding sequence ATGCAAGGCGATCCGGACGTCCTCAAACTGCTCAATGAGCAATTGACGAGCGAACTGACGGCCATTAACCAGTATTTCCTGCATTCCAAGATGCAGGCGAATTGGGGCTTCACCGAACTCGCCGAATACACGCGCAAAGAGTCCTTCGAAGAAATGAATCACGCGGAGGACATAACCAACCGAATTCTCCTCCTCGACGGGCTGCCCAACTATCAGCGACTGTTCTCGCTGCGGATCGGCCAGACCCTGCGCGAGCAGTTCGAGGCCGATCTCGCGATCGAGTATGAGGTGCTCGAGCGCCTGCGCCCGGGCATCATCATGTGCCGCGAGAAGGGCGACGCGATCTCGGCGACGCTGCTCGAGAAGATCCTCTCCAACGAGGAGGAGCACATCGACTACCTCGAGACCCAACTGCAACTGATGGACAAGCTGGGCGACGAGCTCTACGCGGCCCAGTGTGTGTCGCGCCCGCCGACCGCCTTGTAG